In a genomic window of Venatoribacter cucullus:
- a CDS encoding heme lyase CcmF/NrfE family subunit gives MIPEFGQLALILALVAAVLQFLVPVTGLRLRQDWLMAYARPLANAQAVFLLLSLLALTYAFVVDDFSVAYVASNSNTALPTPYKISAVWGAHEGSLLLWVTMLGGWSAAVALFSRSLPLDMVARVLAVMALVSIGFILFTLETSNPFERHLPSAPVEGADLNPLLQDFGLIVHPPTLYMGYVGLSVVFAFALAALLGGRLDAAWARWSRPWTTTAWVFLTIGIALGSWWAYYELGWGGWWFWDPVENASLMPWLVATALMHSLAVTEKRGLFKSWTVLLAIFAFSLSLLGTFLVRSGVLTSVHAFASDPERGVFILALLGLCVGGSLLLYALKAPTVASVGRYEWVSRESFLLVNNLLLVVAALAVMLGTLYPLVIDFAGLGKISVGAAWFNTMFVPLALVLALVIAYGAMSRWKADELKRLGRATLGAMVAAVLLGIATPFIVNGELNGQVMLGMGVSFWLIGATLLDVWQKARGQLRRVPKLGLSYQGMVLAHLGVAISIIGVTMVSNYSIEKAVRMAPGDSAELGNYRFEMTETGHIEGPNYVSDAARIEVYRDDKLITVMTPEKRRYNASGSIMTEAALDVTLWRDVYVSMGEPLADGAWGMRLQVKAFMRWVWLGAIFMSVGGLLAILDKRYRPARRRLAEAAA, from the coding sequence CTGATTCCTGAATTTGGCCAGCTGGCGCTGATTCTGGCGCTGGTGGCAGCGGTGCTGCAGTTTCTGGTGCCGGTTACCGGTTTGCGCCTGCGCCAGGATTGGCTGATGGCGTATGCCCGGCCGCTGGCCAACGCGCAGGCGGTATTTTTACTGCTCAGCCTGCTGGCGCTGACCTACGCCTTTGTGGTGGATGATTTTTCCGTGGCCTATGTGGCCAGCAACAGCAATACCGCGCTGCCCACGCCCTATAAAATCAGCGCCGTGTGGGGCGCGCACGAAGGCTCGCTCTTGTTATGGGTAACCATGCTGGGCGGCTGGAGTGCTGCCGTGGCGCTGTTCAGCCGCAGCCTGCCGCTGGATATGGTGGCCCGGGTACTGGCCGTTATGGCGCTGGTGTCGATCGGTTTTATCCTGTTTACCCTGGAAACTTCCAACCCCTTTGAACGGCATCTGCCCTCCGCACCGGTGGAAGGCGCTGACCTGAACCCGCTGCTGCAGGATTTCGGCTTAATCGTGCACCCGCCGACGCTCTATATGGGTTATGTGGGCTTATCGGTGGTGTTTGCCTTTGCCCTGGCCGCCTTGCTGGGCGGCCGGCTGGATGCCGCCTGGGCACGCTGGTCGCGGCCCTGGACCACCACCGCCTGGGTGTTTCTGACCATTGGTATCGCCCTGGGCAGCTGGTGGGCCTATTACGAACTGGGTTGGGGTGGCTGGTGGTTCTGGGACCCGGTGGAAAACGCTTCCTTAATGCCCTGGCTGGTGGCGACTGCCTTAATGCACTCTCTGGCCGTGACTGAAAAACGTGGCCTGTTCAAAAGCTGGACCGTGCTGCTGGCCATTTTTGCCTTCTCGCTGAGTTTGCTCGGTACCTTCCTGGTGCGTTCCGGTGTACTCACCTCGGTGCATGCCTTTGCCTCCGACCCCGAGCGCGGCGTCTTTATTCTGGCGCTGTTGGGCTTGTGTGTGGGCGGTTCCTTACTGCTGTACGCCCTGAAAGCGCCGACCGTTGCTTCAGTGGGCCGTTACGAGTGGGTATCGCGCGAGAGCTTCCTGCTGGTGAATAACCTGTTGCTGGTGGTGGCGGCGCTGGCGGTAATGCTGGGCACGCTGTACCCGCTGGTGATCGACTTTGCCGGGCTGGGCAAAATTTCCGTTGGCGCGGCCTGGTTCAACACCATGTTTGTGCCACTGGCGCTGGTGCTGGCGCTGGTGATTGCCTACGGCGCCATGTCGCGCTGGAAAGCCGATGAACTGAAACGCCTCGGCCGCGCCACGCTGGGTGCCATGGTGGCCGCAGTGCTGCTGGGCATTGCCACGCCGTTCATCGTCAACGGTGAACTGAACGGGCAGGTAATGCTGGGTATGGGTGTCAGCTTCTGGCTGATCGGTGCTACTTTGCTGGATGTGTGGCAGAAAGCCCGTGGTCAGCTGCGCCGGGTGCCGAAACTGGGCCTCAGTTATCAGGGCATGGTGCTGGCACACCTGGGCGTGGCCATCAGCATTATTGGCGTCACCATGGTATCCAATTACAGCATCGAAAAAGCCGTGCGCATGGCGCCGGGCGACAGCGCGGAACTGGGCAATTACCGCTTTGAGATGACCGAAACCGGCCATATTGAAGGGCCGAACTACGTGTCGGATGCTGCCCGTATTGAAGTGTACCGTGACGATAAACTGATTACGGTGATGACCCCGGAAAAACGCCGCTACAACGCCAGTGGCTCAATCATGACCGAGGCCGCGCTGGACGTAACCCTGTGGCGCGATGTCTATGTCTCTATGGGCGAACCGCTGGCCGATGGTGCCTGGGGTATGCGCCTGCAGGTAAAAGCCTTTATGCGCTGGGTATGGCTGGGCGCCATCTTTATGTCGGTGGGTGGCCTGCTGGCGATTCTGGATAAACGCTACCGGCCGGCCCGTCGCCGGCTGGCGGAGGCTGCCGCATGA
- the ccmE gene encoding cytochrome c maturation protein CcmE codes for MHPQRKKRLLLILFLVAGVGTAVGLMTYSLSQNINLFMTPTQFADGEVPVGKTVRAGGLVVAGSVVRSDQGLGATFKVTDGMAEVTIRYEGILPDLFREGQGIVALGQLNADGVFEASEVLAKHDENYMPPEVQDALDKAHQDGKEALKSARY; via the coding sequence ATGCACCCACAGCGTAAAAAACGTCTGCTGCTTATTTTGTTTCTGGTGGCCGGCGTCGGCACCGCGGTGGGCCTGATGACCTATTCCCTCAGCCAGAACATCAACCTGTTTATGACCCCGACGCAATTTGCCGATGGCGAAGTGCCGGTGGGTAAAACCGTGCGCGCCGGCGGCCTGGTGGTGGCTGGCAGTGTGGTGCGCTCCGATCAGGGCCTGGGCGCTACCTTCAAAGTAACCGATGGCATGGCCGAAGTGACCATTCGTTACGAAGGCATCCTGCCGGACCTGTTCCGTGAAGGGCAGGGCATTGTGGCGCTGGGCCAGTTAAACGCCGATGGTGTATTCGAAGCCTCAGAAGTGCTGGCCAAGCATGATGAAAACTACATGCCGCCAGAGGTGCAGGATGCACTGGATAAAGCGCACCAGGATGGTAAAGAAGCTCTGAAATCGGCGAGGTATTAA
- the ccmD gene encoding heme exporter protein CcmD codes for MHFDSFTAFLAMGNHGLYVWLSYGLTALIVIWNLLLPGLQRRRLLKQQAQRLRREKKHAPTA; via the coding sequence ATGCATTTCGACAGTTTTACCGCCTTTCTGGCCATGGGTAATCACGGGCTCTATGTGTGGTTATCTTACGGCCTGACCGCCCTGATTGTGATCTGGAACCTGTTGCTGCCTGGTCTGCAACGTCGTCGTTTACTGAAACAGCAGGCTCAGCGTCTGCGTCGGGAGAAAAAACATGCACCCACAGCGTAA
- a CDS encoding heme ABC transporter permease, protein MWQWLKQLYHRLGSPKWFYDITGRWIPWLAGLSAVGTVVGLIWGLAYAPADYLQGNSFRIIYIHVPAALLAQSAYMMMAVAGAVYLIWKMKMAAWVAKVIAPVGASFCLIALLTGAIWGKPTWGTWWVWDARLTSMLLLLFLYFGVIALQKAMDSEESGFKAAAILALVGLVNIPIIKYSVEWWNTLHQPATLKLTEKPSMHPDMLIPLLIMIVTTYLFFALLVILRTRNEILWHERKRSWVKEILER, encoded by the coding sequence ATGTGGCAGTGGCTGAAACAGCTGTATCACCGTCTGGGTTCCCCGAAGTGGTTTTATGACATTACCGGGCGCTGGATTCCCTGGCTGGCCGGACTGTCGGCGGTCGGCACCGTCGTGGGTTTAATCTGGGGCCTGGCCTATGCGCCGGCCGATTACCTGCAAGGCAACAGCTTCCGCATTATTTATATCCATGTGCCGGCGGCCCTGCTGGCCCAGAGCGCCTATATGATGATGGCGGTGGCCGGGGCGGTTTACCTGATCTGGAAAATGAAAATGGCCGCCTGGGTGGCCAAAGTGATTGCGCCGGTGGGCGCCAGTTTCTGCTTAATTGCGCTGCTGACCGGCGCTATCTGGGGCAAGCCGACCTGGGGCACCTGGTGGGTGTGGGATGCGCGTTTAACTTCCATGCTGTTGCTGCTGTTTCTGTACTTTGGCGTTATCGCCCTGCAGAAAGCCATGGATTCAGAAGAAAGCGGCTTTAAAGCCGCCGCCATTCTGGCGCTGGTGGGCTTAGTGAACATTCCCATCATTAAATATTCGGTGGAGTGGTGGAACACCCTGCATCAACCGGCGACGCTGAAGCTGACCGAAAAGCCCAGCATGCACCCGGATATGCTGATTCCGCTGCTGATAATGATTGTGACCACTTACCTGTTTTTTGCCTTACTGGTGATTCTGCGCACCCGTAATGAAATTTTATGGCATGAACGCAAACGCAGCTGGGTTAAAGAGATTCTGGAGCGCTGA
- the ccmB gene encoding heme exporter protein CcmB has product MSLVTATIKRDLLLAARNAGEWLNPLMFFLMVAALFPLAVDPDPKFLSKIAGGVIWVAALLATLLSLDALYKADVEDGSLEQWLASGESLYAMALGKALVHWCISGLPLTLMAPVLGLMLNMPDEAYAALLLSLLIGTPVLSLLGAVGAALTAGVRSGGLLLSLLILPLYIPVLIFAASAVYHAGIGMDYNGQLGFLGALLALALCLTPFAASAALKLNLSR; this is encoded by the coding sequence ATGAGCCTGGTGACAGCCACCATTAAACGCGATTTACTGCTGGCCGCCCGCAATGCCGGTGAATGGCTGAACCCGCTGATGTTCTTTTTAATGGTGGCGGCGTTATTTCCGCTGGCAGTGGACCCGGACCCGAAATTTTTAAGCAAAATCGCCGGTGGGGTAATTTGGGTGGCGGCCTTGCTGGCCACGCTGTTGTCATTGGATGCACTGTATAAAGCCGATGTTGAAGACGGCTCGCTGGAGCAATGGCTGGCGTCGGGGGAATCTCTGTACGCCATGGCGCTGGGCAAAGCGCTGGTGCATTGGTGTATCAGCGGTTTACCCCTTACCCTGATGGCCCCGGTGCTGGGGTTAATGCTGAATATGCCGGACGAAGCCTATGCCGCCTTGCTGCTGAGCTTATTAATCGGCACGCCGGTGCTCAGTTTGCTGGGCGCGGTGGGGGCAGCGTTAACCGCCGGGGTACGCAGTGGTGGCTTGTTACTGAGCCTGCTGATTCTGCCCCTTTACATTCCGGTACTTATCTTTGCAGCCAGTGCGGTTTACCACGCCGGCATTGGTATGGATTATAACGGCCAGCTCGGGTTCCTCGGGGCACTGCTGGCGTTGGCGTTGTGTCTGACCCCCTTTGCGGCCAGTGCGGCGCTCAAACTTAACTTATCGCGGTAG
- the ccmA gene encoding cytochrome c biogenesis heme-transporting ATPase CcmA, whose translation MTARYGHSSVALQARQLRCERDDRVLFDGLDVQVHNGDLLQLAGPNGAGKTTLLRLLAGLNRDYSGDLLWHGQDLYADFPAYAAQRLYQGHLAAIKKALTPLENLRWLVSSWSVPDDALWTALDEVELGGYEETPCQQLSAGQQRRVALARLCIAPAPLWILDEPFTALDKAGVQWLEGKLQQQVEAGGAVVITSHHALENIGNLQRLELGSHKV comes from the coding sequence ATGACTGCCCGTTACGGCCATTCATCCGTTGCATTACAAGCCCGGCAACTGCGTTGCGAACGCGACGACCGGGTGCTGTTCGATGGGCTGGACGTGCAGGTTCACAACGGTGACCTGCTGCAGCTGGCCGGCCCCAACGGCGCCGGTAAAACCACCTTGTTACGTCTGCTGGCCGGTCTGAACCGCGATTACAGCGGTGATTTGCTCTGGCACGGCCAGGACTTATACGCCGATTTTCCCGCCTATGCCGCGCAACGTTTGTATCAGGGCCATCTGGCCGCCATTAAAAAAGCCTTAACCCCGCTGGAAAACCTGCGCTGGCTGGTCAGCAGCTGGTCTGTGCCAGACGATGCCTTATGGACGGCGCTGGATGAAGTGGAGCTGGGCGGCTACGAAGAAACCCCCTGTCAGCAATTATCCGCCGGTCAGCAGCGCCGCGTGGCCTTAGCCCGTTTGTGTATTGCGCCTGCTCCCTTATGGATACTGGACGAACCCTTCACCGCATTGGATAAAGCCGGGGTGCAGTGGCTGGAAGGCAAACTGCAGCAGCAGGTGGAGGCCGGCGGGGCGGTGGTGATTACCAGCCACCATGCGCTGGAAAATATCGGTAACCTGCAGCGGCTGGAGCTGGGGAGTCACAAAGTATGA
- a CDS encoding flagellar hook-length control protein FliK gives MKTALARPATAPASSAVSDGRGQPTATVEMQVSSSQRQPEGFRLTLTSAQGQQLQVLSEQDLPAGSRLVLQLPDANTSSGKPLQVLSISLPAAPGTTPAPPSAPGTATAAEALTQVLNRFIAARLGLGVQPQPARPAAAAADLYARPSASTIAGTAAGNSSPSINAASARTELLNLLQQLASPGSVNTAPRPLSSQTSATSNLITNTTVPGQPMPVAVQRVLQNWLQTLPAPAQLSQPAGLQQAIQNSGLSYEQRLFSALSNPPASSGQSNTAEAGNLFRQLWQRAAALAQPNPATGAAANTAAGAAPGPAATNPASSNVAALLQAVQQTLEQPGQSGSATTAGNIAATSPAAPGLLASLFSSDHKAVLGKALLIWAQQLHQHSGNDSPPPRTLPMLPPADVPETFRLLQAALAQTETEQVQRLQQGDSWQLQIPLFYRDGEMPREVQLHLHKDSEQNDADGKRKAVRWRLRLHFDLQQLGPLDIDIELQYPALSATFWSQQAPTLTQLNRELQPLRQRLQQLGVEVQELQVRHGQLPAPERNRISQRLVDIHS, from the coding sequence GTGAAAACTGCGCTGGCGCGACCTGCCACTGCCCCGGCCAGCAGTGCGGTGTCTGATGGCCGTGGCCAGCCCACCGCCACGGTGGAAATGCAGGTCAGCAGCAGCCAGCGCCAGCCCGAGGGTTTCCGCCTGACCCTGACGTCTGCCCAGGGCCAGCAACTGCAGGTGCTCAGCGAACAGGATTTACCGGCCGGCAGCCGGTTGGTTCTGCAACTGCCCGACGCCAACACCTCTTCTGGTAAACCACTGCAGGTGCTCAGCATCAGCCTGCCGGCCGCCCCCGGCACCACGCCGGCACCACCTTCTGCCCCGGGTACTGCAACCGCCGCCGAGGCGCTGACGCAGGTGCTGAACCGTTTTATTGCCGCCCGTTTAGGCTTGGGTGTTCAGCCGCAGCCGGCGCGCCCGGCTGCCGCCGCGGCCGATCTGTATGCCCGCCCTTCCGCCAGCACCATAGCCGGCACAGCCGCCGGTAACAGCAGCCCTTCAATTAACGCCGCCAGCGCCCGGACCGAACTGCTGAATTTGCTGCAGCAACTGGCCAGCCCGGGCTCAGTGAACACAGCGCCCCGTCCGCTCAGCAGCCAGACCAGTGCCACCAGCAACCTGATAACCAATACCACCGTGCCCGGCCAGCCTATGCCGGTGGCGGTGCAACGGGTCTTGCAAAACTGGCTGCAAACCCTGCCCGCCCCGGCGCAGCTGAGCCAGCCGGCCGGCTTACAGCAAGCCATTCAGAACAGCGGCCTGAGTTATGAACAGCGGTTATTCAGCGCCCTGAGTAACCCACCGGCCAGCAGTGGCCAGAGCAACACCGCCGAGGCCGGTAACCTGTTCCGGCAGCTGTGGCAACGGGCCGCCGCGCTGGCGCAACCCAATCCAGCCACGGGCGCTGCGGCCAATACAGCCGCCGGGGCAGCGCCCGGCCCTGCAGCAACCAACCCTGCCAGCAGCAACGTGGCGGCGCTGCTGCAGGCGGTGCAGCAAACGCTGGAACAACCGGGTCAGTCCGGGTCTGCGACTACCGCTGGTAATATTGCGGCCACCAGCCCGGCCGCTCCCGGCTTGCTGGCCAGCCTGTTCAGCAGTGACCACAAAGCCGTATTGGGCAAAGCGCTGTTAATCTGGGCGCAACAGCTGCACCAGCACAGTGGCAACGACAGCCCGCCGCCGCGCACCCTGCCGATGCTGCCGCCGGCGGATGTGCCGGAAACTTTCCGCCTGCTGCAGGCGGCGCTGGCGCAAACTGAAACCGAGCAGGTGCAGCGCCTGCAGCAGGGCGACAGCTGGCAACTGCAGATTCCGCTGTTTTACCGCGATGGTGAAATGCCGCGTGAAGTGCAGCTGCACCTGCATAAAGACAGCGAGCAGAACGATGCCGATGGCAAACGCAAAGCGGTGCGCTGGCGGCTGCGGCTGCATTTTGACCTGCAACAGCTGGGGCCGCTGGATATTGATATTGAGCTGCAGTACCCGGCCCTCAGCGCCACCTTCTGGTCGCAACAGGCGCCAACCCTGACGCAACTGAACCGCGAGTTGCAGCCATTACGCCAGCGTCTGCAACAACTGGGCGTTGAGGTACAGGAACTGCAGGTGCGCCACGGCCAGCTGCCGGCACCGGAACGTAACCGTATCAGCCAGCGGCTGGTCGATATTCACAGTTAA
- a CDS encoding EscU/YscU/HrcU family type III secretion system export apparatus switch protein has product MSIPESLLQASEAVALSYDGVSVPKISARGEDELAQAIIQLAIAHEVPVYENASLMKWLAQLDVGDEIPESLYRVIAEILAFVYALEGRTPGTDT; this is encoded by the coding sequence ATGAGCATTCCGGAATCGTTATTGCAGGCCAGTGAAGCCGTCGCCCTCAGCTACGACGGCGTCAGCGTGCCGAAAATCAGCGCCCGTGGTGAAGACGAACTGGCGCAGGCCATTATTCAGCTGGCCATAGCCCATGAAGTACCGGTGTATGAAAATGCCAGCCTGATGAAGTGGCTGGCGCAGCTGGATGTGGGCGATGAGATTCCCGAATCGCTGTACCGGGTTATCGCCGAAATTCTGGCCTTTGTTTATGCGCTGGAAGGACGGACGCCTGGTACAGATACATAA
- a CDS encoding TetR/AcrR family transcriptional regulator, with product MPKKPFTTEEINAQRERIMDSAAQVMAEVGFHHLSMRKLATELGMTASNIYNYFPDKETLFLHSRRRGFELAFAALSRQQMADSARHALCASAGQLIAFAQRWPGYYQLMLQPPLLSLQEADQASQEIRLQVGRLAEEWQRHWLALLQDAVPAMQQQPEPQRMQLALFFITSLHGLIDAYRYQSLPLLLDGVELIPDALVQNHLVWLLAALAQQAEKTGVS from the coding sequence ATGCCGAAGAAGCCTTTTACCACGGAAGAAATCAACGCTCAGCGCGAGCGCATTATGGACAGTGCCGCGCAGGTTATGGCCGAAGTGGGCTTTCACCACCTGTCGATGCGCAAGCTGGCCACCGAGCTGGGCATGACCGCCAGCAACATCTACAACTACTTCCCCGATAAAGAAACGCTGTTTCTGCACAGCCGCCGGCGCGGTTTTGAGCTGGCCTTTGCCGCCCTCAGCCGGCAACAAATGGCCGATTCAGCCCGGCATGCGTTGTGTGCCAGTGCCGGCCAGTTAATTGCTTTTGCGCAGCGCTGGCCCGGTTATTACCAGCTGATGTTGCAGCCGCCGCTGCTGAGTTTGCAGGAGGCCGATCAGGCCAGTCAGGAAATCCGCCTGCAGGTTGGCCGGCTGGCGGAAGAATGGCAGCGCCATTGGCTGGCGTTGCTGCAGGACGCGGTGCCGGCAATGCAGCAGCAGCCGGAGCCGCAGCGGATGCAGCTGGCGCTGTTTTTTATCACCTCATTGCATGGTCTGATTGATGCCTATCGCTATCAGTCGTTGCCCTTGTTGCTGGACGGCGTGGAGCTGATACCGGATGCGCTGGTGCAGAATCACCTGGTCTGGTTGCTGGCAGCGCTGGCGCAGCAGGCGGAAAAGACTGGGGTAAGTTAA
- a CDS encoding MgtC/SapB family protein codes for MNLDSLMNIAPLDWQALLACLLCGTIVGLERQLRGKPVGIRTSSLIVLGTYVFIALSQTVNSEATDASRIIGQVVTGVGFLGAGVMLSKDGIVLGVTSAATIWALAAVGVAIAVATPALGIKISVLIVVILVGVDIMENYSSALTRGVHSRYSAWRQRR; via the coding sequence ATGAATCTGGATTCGTTAATGAACATTGCGCCCCTGGACTGGCAGGCGCTGCTGGCCTGCTTGCTGTGCGGCACCATTGTTGGCCTGGAGCGGCAGTTGCGCGGCAAGCCGGTGGGCATCCGCACCTCCAGCCTGATTGTGCTGGGGACCTATGTCTTTATTGCCTTGTCGCAGACGGTGAACAGCGAAGCCACCGATGCCTCGCGGATTATCGGCCAGGTGGTCACCGGGGTGGGCTTTCTGGGCGCCGGGGTGATGCTGTCGAAAGACGGTATTGTGCTGGGTGTCACCTCGGCGGCGACCATCTGGGCGCTGGCGGCGGTGGGGGTGGCCATTGCCGTGGCGACGCCGGCGCTGGGGATTAAAATTTCGGTATTAATTGTGGTGATTCTGGTCGGCGTGGACATTATGGAAAATTATTCCAGTGCCCTGACCCGGGGTGTGCATTCGCGCTACAGCGCCTGGCGGCAACGGCGCTGA
- a CDS encoding TRZ/ATZ family hydrolase — MPADLRINARWVIPMTSASSNVLEHQAVFVHNGRILAVEDAATSTREAAQTIDLPNHVLLPGYINAHGHAAMSLFRGMADDKALMTWLQEHIWPAEGRWVDHEFVRDGTQLAIAEMLQTGTTTFADMYFYPAAAVESVLATGIRHVSFTPVLDFPTNFAQNADDYIQKTLAVRDQYKHLPLLTFGFGPHAPYTVSDGPLREIMTLADQLDTPVQIHLQETAFEVAQSLEQFGCRPTQRLAELGFMTERVSCVHMTQISAEDIAILQRSGASVVHCPQSNLKLASGFCPSAQLLQAGINVAIGTDGAASNNDLNLQSELQTAALLAKAVAGDAAAVPAAQALYMATMGGAKALGIEEHTGSLESGKWADLQAVDLSGLAQQPLYDPVSQLVYTGSSQAVTHVWVAGKLLLEQGQFTHLDADKIRHNAAHWGQRIRSA, encoded by the coding sequence ATGCCTGCTGATTTGCGTATTAACGCCCGTTGGGTAATCCCCATGACGTCCGCCAGTAGCAACGTACTGGAACACCAGGCGGTGTTTGTGCACAACGGCCGTATTCTGGCGGTAGAAGACGCCGCCACCAGCACCCGCGAGGCCGCCCAGACCATTGACCTGCCCAACCATGTGCTGCTGCCGGGTTATATCAACGCCCACGGTCACGCCGCCATGTCGCTGTTCCGTGGTATGGCCGACGACAAAGCCCTGATGACCTGGCTGCAGGAGCATATCTGGCCAGCCGAAGGGCGCTGGGTCGACCATGAGTTTGTCCGCGACGGCACCCAGCTTGCCATCGCCGAAATGCTGCAGACCGGCACCACCACCTTTGCCGATATGTACTTTTACCCGGCCGCGGCGGTGGAAAGTGTGCTGGCCACCGGCATCCGTCACGTCAGCTTTACGCCGGTGCTGGATTTCCCCACCAACTTCGCCCAGAACGCCGACGACTACATTCAGAAAACCCTGGCGGTGCGCGACCAATACAAGCATCTGCCGCTGCTCACCTTCGGCTTCGGCCCGCACGCGCCCTACACCGTTTCCGACGGCCCGCTGCGTGAGATTATGACGCTGGCCGATCAGCTCGATACGCCGGTGCAGATCCACCTGCAGGAAACCGCCTTTGAAGTAGCGCAAAGCCTGGAACAATTTGGCTGCCGGCCGACTCAGCGCCTGGCCGAGCTGGGGTTTATGACCGAGCGGGTCAGCTGCGTGCACATGACCCAGATCAGCGCTGAAGATATTGCCATTCTGCAACGCAGCGGCGCCTCGGTGGTGCATTGCCCGCAATCCAACCTGAAACTGGCCAGCGGCTTCTGCCCCAGCGCGCAACTGCTGCAGGCCGGTATTAATGTCGCCATCGGTACCGACGGCGCCGCCAGCAATAACGATCTGAACCTGCAGAGTGAACTGCAAACCGCCGCTTTACTGGCCAAAGCCGTCGCCGGCGATGCCGCTGCCGTTCCTGCGGCACAGGCGCTGTATATGGCGACCATGGGCGGTGCCAAAGCACTGGGCATTGAAGAACACACCGGCTCACTGGAAAGCGGCAAATGGGCCGACCTGCAGGCGGTGGACTTATCCGGGTTGGCGCAGCAACCGCTGTACGACCCCGTATCACAGCTGGTGTACACCGGCAGCAGCCAGGCCGTTACCCATGTATGGGTAGCCGGTAAGCTGTTGCTGGAACAGGGGCAATTCACCCACCTCGACGCCGACAAAATACGGCATAATGCCGCCCATTGGGGCCAGCGCATCCGCAGCGCTTAA
- the ubiG gene encoding bifunctional 2-polyprenyl-6-hydroxyphenol methylase/3-demethylubiquinol 3-O-methyltransferase UbiG: MQPTQNVDRAEIAKFEALASRWWDMESEFKPLHDINPLRTNYIDSFAQLAGKTVLDVGCGGGILSEGMAQRGATVTGIDMGEAPLNVARLHALESGVSIDYRQLPVEQLAAEQPASFDVVTCMEMLEHVPDPASVIKACFDLVKPGGMVFFSTINRNPKAYAFAIIGAEYLLRLLPAGTHDYSKFIKPSELTRWCRAAGLDVTHMTGMVYNPLTKIYKLKDNDVSVNYLMATRKPV; encoded by the coding sequence ATGCAACCGACACAGAACGTAGACCGCGCCGAAATTGCCAAGTTTGAAGCCCTGGCATCCCGCTGGTGGGATATGGAAAGCGAGTTCAAACCGCTGCACGACATCAACCCGTTGCGCACCAACTACATCGACAGCTTTGCCCAGCTGGCCGGCAAAACCGTGCTGGATGTGGGCTGCGGCGGCGGCATTTTAAGTGAAGGCATGGCCCAGCGTGGCGCCACCGTTACCGGCATCGATATGGGTGAAGCGCCGCTGAATGTGGCGCGCCTGCATGCGCTGGAAAGTGGTGTCAGCATTGATTACCGCCAACTGCCGGTGGAACAGCTGGCCGCCGAGCAACCGGCCAGCTTCGATGTGGTGACCTGTATGGAAATGCTGGAGCACGTGCCGGACCCGGCGTCGGTCATTAAGGCCTGTTTCGATCTGGTGAAACCGGGCGGCATGGTGTTTTTCTCTACCATTAACCGCAACCCGAAAGCCTACGCCTTTGCCATTATCGGTGCTGAATACCTGCTGCGCCTGCTGCCGGCCGGCACCCACGATTACAGCAAGTTTATCAAGCCCAGCGAACTGACCCGCTGGTGCCGCGCCGCCGGCCTGGACGTTACCCACATGACCGGCATGGTGTACAACCCGCTGACCAAAATCTACAAGCTGAAAGACAACGATGTGAGCGTGAACTACCTGATGGCGACCCGGAAACCGGTATGA